The genomic segment CTTGGCCGCCTTCGCGGTCGCGGACTTGGCCGGGCTCGCCTTGGCCTTGCCGGTCTCTTCCGGCTTGGTCTCCGCCTTGGCCTCGGCCTTCGGCTTCGCGTCCGCCTTCAGGGCGGCCTTGGCCTTTGCCGGCTTCTTGCCGTCGGTCAGGATCTCGGTGATCCGGAGCGTCGTCAGGAGCTGGCGGTGGCCCTGCGTGCGGCGGTATTTCTTGCGCCGCTTCTTCTTGAAGACCGTGATCTTCTCGCCGCGCGTCTGCTCGACGACCTCCGCGGCGACGCTCGCGCCCTCCACCAGCGGGGCGCCCACGACGGGCTTGTCCGCACCGGCGATCATGAGAACGTCGGAAATGGCGACGACCTCGCCCGGCTCGCCCTGGAGGCGCTCCACCTGGATGACGTCGTTCTCGGCAACCTTGTACTGCTTGCCGCCCGTCTTGATGACTGCGTACATAATGTCCAACCGCTGGATTATGAAATAACAGGTCTGGCCGGCGTGCCTGACCACCCGGCAAATTTGCGCGCACTATACGCGGAACGCTCCGCCTGTCAAGGAAACGCCGCGCCGTCCGGACCACTTTGATTCGACGCCCGTTCCGCCCCCAAGGCCGGCCCCGGGACGGGCTTTGCGCAGGAAGGTCGTTTCCGGGGGTTGGCAGACGCCGCGATCGGCGCTATGTGATCGGCCGCGAGACCCGTTCGCGAACGGATGACCTCGATCTGAGCGGAGGGGTGCCGGAGTGGTCGAACGGGGCGGTCTCGAAAACCGTTGTGCGCGCGAGCGTACCGTGGGTTCGAATCCCACCCCCTCCGCCATTCCCGACACACTGACCTCATTATGGGATACCGGCCGCGGCGCCTCCAGGCGTTCATGTGGGGTTCAGCGGGCGGCCTCCACGGTGCGTGCAGCGACAAGGAGAGACCCATGCGTTTGCTGCCGATTGTTCTTGCCCTGATCGTTTCGGGCGCGGTTGTGGCTCAGGCCGCCGAGCCGGAGGGGACGTGGATCGTCGAGGATATCCGGGGCGGCGGGGTGATCGACAGCCTCCGGACCACCCTGGAGATCGCGCCGGACGGCAAGGTGTCGGGCCATGGCGGGTGCAACGGTTTTGGCGGCAGCGCCGAGATCGATGGCAACGCCATCCGGTTCGGCCCGATGTTCTCCACGAAGATGGCCTGTGCGCCCGCGATCATGGACCAGGAGCAGACGTTCCACGACGCGCTGGCGGATGTGACGGCATGGCAGATCGAGGAGACCGGCCATCTCGTCCTGCTCGACGGGAACGGCGAGACGCTGATCAGGCTGATCGGCGAATAGGCCCGGCGGTCCGGCACCTCCCTCCACCTGCTTCTCCCGATCACAGACTTTCATGCTTCGCCTTGCGCGGTCCTTTCCCGCGGCGGTGAGCTCGCATTCGAAGTGCCCAAGCGGGGTTTCGGGCCGCCTTCCCGGGAATGATGGGCATGGACGGCGCTTCCGTCGGTGGTGACGGAGCTTGCGAGTACGAAAGCCGGAATCGATAGTCGTTTGGCGCTTGCTCACCTCGCGCGGTCTCGGCGCTCGCTCACCAGAACCCGTTGCTTGCGCCTGTCATAGCCCCGGCGCGTGACAGAGCGTCTTTCTGACCGGCTGTCCGAGAGAACAGGGGTCCGGGCGTTTATGGCCTGTTTCTTGGAATATACTAAAATTTGCGATTAGTATTTTTGATAAATTTCTTCAAAATTACCTAGTATTGCGCATATATTGCAAGTTTAAAATCACCATAACATGTTTTATTTGTGGTATTTGTGGAAAATATACATGGGGGTGGGGGAAATGGAAGGCTCTGGACATGATTGTTACAGCTTCTGCGACCGCTTTTCCCGGAGAACCCGTCACAACGGAGGAGTTGCTGTCGGCAACAGGTCATCGCTTGACCGACTCCTTTCGGAAATCCGTTGCGCATATGGGCGTCGGGAGACGCTTTGTCTCGGTTCGCCGATACCGGGACTATCTCCGGAACGCCGTGCCGCGGGACCTGACGCATACCACCACCGATCTGGGGCGCGAGGCAGCGCTCTCGCTGCTTGAGACCACCGGAACGGCCGAAAATGTGGACGCTGTCATTGCGGTGACCAACACGCCGGCGCGGCCGATGCCGGGATTGGCCTTCGATCTCATGGCGGATCTCCACGGCCTGGTGCGCCGCGACGCGCACGTGTTCAACATCACCTATTCCGGCTGCAGCGGCTTTATGAAGTCGATGGAGCTGGCTACATCGCTCATCGAATCCGGGCGCTGCCGGACCGTGCTTCTGGTGGTGTCGGAGGTCCATACCGCGTATTGGCCACCCATCACACAGCAGGTGGACTCCTATCGGAATGTCCATCGATCCGGCTCCGCAGACGATCTGGCGCGAACGCACCAGGCGACCGCGGCGTTGCTGTTCGGCGACGGCGCGGTGGCCTTCCTCGTCTCCGCGGATGGGGCTGGCCTCGAGTTCGGCAACTTCGTGCATCTGACGAATGACAGGAAGAACGATGCCGAGCTCCTGCGCATGAACGAGGGCGGGTCGGCGTCGCCGGCCACGTTCGCCATGCCGCTCTACGAGATGGACAAGAAGGTGGCGGTCCGCGGCCTGGACTATGTCAGGCGATCGATCGCGGCGCTGCCGGACGCAATGGCCGACCGGGGGCAATCGGATACCGGCGCGGGGGAGATTCTGATCCATACCGGTAGCTGGAAGATCGTTTCCAGAATATGCCGGGATCTCGAGATCGACGAGGCGGACGAACGCGTGGTCCGTTCGTTCGAGGTGCTGCGCGATTATGGCAATCTGTCCTCTGTCGCGATTGCCGTGCTTGTCCACGATCTGCTGCAGCTTGAGCGGGTGAAGGCGGGCCTGGTGGTCTCGTTCGGCGTCGGGTTCTCATCCACCTCCGGCGCATTCACGCGCCGGTCGTCAACGCACTGAAGCTCGGGAGGACACATGCGCGACGGGCAGAATGCCGTGAGCGATCGATCCGGGAAGGACGCCGTTTCCGCGGCGTCGAAGCCGGGGGGGGATGCGCGCGATGCCGGTCAGGCGATCTACAGCCCGCTTGTGCTGAGGCTCTACGATATCTGGGTGCTCGGCATCTCGAACCGGTTCGTCTGGAGATGTCCCAGTTCAAGGCTGGTTGCGCTCTACAACAGGAATGTCGGCGCCAGGCACCTCGATATCGGTGTCGGCAGCGGGTATTTCCTGGACAAGGCGGCCTGGCCGGTCGCATCTCCCGATATCACCCTCGCGGACCTCAACCCGAACAGCCTCGCTGCCGCCCATGCGCGTATTGCGCGATACGATCCCGGTCTTCAGCGCCACGACGCCTTCGAACGGTTCCCCCGGGCGACCCCCTACGAGTCCATAGGCCTCAACTATCTGCTTCATTGCCTGCCCGGCGATATCCGCGCGAAATCCGTCGTGTTCGACAATCTGGACGGCGTCATGCACCGCGACACGAGGGTCTTCGGCGCGACGATCGTGCAGGGCGATGCGCCTCGTTCGCTCGCCGCCCGCCGATTGATGGAGGCCTATAACAGGAAGCGCATCTTCTCCAATACACATGATCGCATCCCGGACCTTGCCGCCGAGCTGGAACGCAGGTTTGTCCATGTGAATGTGGAGCGCGTCGGTTGCGTCGCGCTGTTCGAGGCGTCGGGCCGACGCTGAGGGTGCCGGGCGGCCGGTCCGGTTATGGCGCCCGTGTTGCCCCGTCGTCGTGGCGGAGCGTGTCGAGCAGGTCGGGCGACCAGAAGCCTATGACCGTCTCGATATGGTCGCGCATGGCTTCGGCCGCCTCGTCCGGGTCGCCGGCGATGAGTGCGTCCAGGAGAGTGCGGTGCTGTTCGGCGCTGGGCGGCAGGCCGATACGGCGGTCCGGCGTCACGCCCTCCGGCGCGTTGCCGAAGGTGTAGCGGTGAACATGCAGCGCGCAGCGCGTGAGGATGGGCTCGAGCGCAGGCATGCCGGCGATCTTGAAGATCGTCAGGTGGAACTCGCGGTCGAGTTCGCTCAGCGCATAGCCGTCATGGTCGTCCTCGGCCTGGGCGATGCGCGCGATAAGGGCCTCGAGCGCGGCGACGTCGCGCTCCGTCAGGGCAAGTGCTGCACGGCGCGCGCTCTCGGTTTCCAGCGCAAGGCGGATGCGCGCCATATGGGCCGCCTCCTCCGCGGTGGTGGTGGAGACAACCGTGCCGTGATAGCCGCGCCGGGTGACGAGGCCGTCCTGCTGCAGGCGCAGCAGGGCCTCGCGCACCGTGCCCTGGCTGCAGCCCATGGCCGCGGCGATCTGCTGCTCGAGGAGCGGCTGGCCGGCGGCAAGGCTCCTGAGCAGGATGGCGCGCTTCACCGCATGATAGACGGCGCTGCCCTTGCTTTGTCTCAGATAGCGGGAAGCCCCGTCATCCAGGATATCGAACATTTGGGTCATGAGTTGACAGGCGTTCGGGGACGTTTCACGATCATTATCGTTATCGATAATGATAACGGCATCTCGATCCGAGACAAACGGATTTTCCGGCCCGGCGGCGCCAGAGCCGACAGGGGCGGGCCGGAGTTCAGGGGGAGACGTCGGTCCTGGCCGCGCTGCTTGACATAGACGGGCTTGTCGTGGAGTTCGCCACGGGCGCGGGCGTGGTGCGCGCCGTCAACGACGTGTCCTTCGATGTCGAGCGCGGCGAGATCGTGGCGGTGGTGGGCGAATCCGGTTCCGGCAAGTCGGTCACCGCGCTCGCCGTTCTGGGGCTGATCGACGAGCCGCCCGGGCGCGTCGCCTCCGGCGCCATCCGCTTCGACGGCGAGGACCTCCTGACCCTCGGCAAGGAGGGCATCCGCCATATTCGCGGCCGGCGCATCGCCATGGTGTTCCAGGAGCCGATGACCTCGCTCAACCCCGTGCTCTCCATCGGCCGGCAGATGACGGAGGCGATGCGGCTCCATCTGGGCGTCGGTGCGCGGGAGGCGCGCGCCCGCGCGGTCGAGCTCTTGGGCCTCGTCGGCATTTCCGAGCCGGAGCGGCGGCTGAAGCAATATCCCCATCACCTGAGCGGTGGCATGCGCCAGCGCGTCATGATCGCCATGGCGTTGAGCTGCAAGCCGGAACTCGTCATCGCCGACGAGCCGACCACCGCGCTCGACGTGACCATCCAGGCGCAGATCCTGGAGCTCATGCGCGATCTCTGCCGCAGGCTCGGCGTCGCGCTCGTCATCATCACGCACAATCTGGGGATCGTCGCGCGCTATGCCGACCGGGTGAACGTCATGTATGCCGGCCGGGTGGTGGAGAAGGGCGACGCACGGAGCCTCTATCGCCGTCCGAGCCATCCCTACACGGTCGGCCTCCTCAACTCCGTGCCCCGGCTCGACCGCCCGCGCGACGCCGCGCTCGACCCGATCCCCGGCAACCCGCCCGATCCGGTGGCGCTGCCCTCGGGCTGCGCCTTCCGGCCGCGCTGCGCCTTCGCCACGGCGCGCTGCGGGGAAAGCGTGCCGGCGCTGCGCACCATGGAGGCCGGGCATCTCGCCGCCTGTTTCGAGGCCGAGCGGCTGAGAGAGGAGATGCCGGCATGAGCGCATCCGCGACACCGCTCGTCGAGGTGGAGGATCTGCGCAAGCATTTCCCGGTGACGAGCGGCGTCGTGTTCGAGCATGCCGCGGGTGCGGTGAAGGCCGTCGACGGGGTCAGCTTCGCAATCGGCCGCGGGGAGACCTTCGGGCTGGTCGGGGAATCGGGCTGCGGCAAGTCGACCATCGGGCGCTGCATCCTGAAGCTCGAGACGCCGACCGCCGGCACGATCCGCTTCGACGGGCGCGATATTGCGGATCTCGACCGGCGCGGGACGCTCGCCTTCCGCCGCCGCGTGCAGGCCGTGTTCCAGGATCCCTTCTCCTCGCTCAATCCGCGCATGACGGTGGAGGAGATCGTCGGCGAGCCGCTGCTCGTCCACCGGCAGGAGACCACGCGCGCGGGACGCCTGAAGCGGGTGCGCGCCCTGCTCGACGTCTGCGGGCTGCCCGCCCGTCTCGTCGACCGCTATCCCCATGAGATGAGCGGCGGCCAGCGCCAGCGCGTCGGCATCGCCCGGGCGCTGGCCCTAAGGCCCGATTTCATCCTGTGCGACGAGGCGGTCTCCGCGCTCGACGTGTCGATCCAGGCCCAGATCGTCCGGCTTCTGGAGGATCTGAGGGCGGAGTTCGGGCTCACCTATCTGTTCATCGGCCACGATCTCTCCGTGGTGCGCCATATCAGCCATCGCGTGGCGGTGATGTATCTCGGCCGCATCGTGGAGATCGCGGAGTGCGCGACCCTGTTCGAGCGTCCCGAGCATCCCTATACGCGCGCCCTGCTCGCCGCCGTTCCCGTGCCCGACCCGGAGGTCGAGCGGGCGCGGCCGGCGGGCATCGTCACGGGCGAGATCCCGAGTCCCATGTCCCCGCCCTCGGGCTGCGTGTTCCATCCGCGCTGCCCGCTGGCGGACGAGAGCTGCCGCCGCGCGGAGCCCGCGCTCCGCGACCTCGGCGGCGGTCACTGCGTGGCCTGCCCCAAGGTCGGCCACGATATCGCCGTGCCCGTCCCGTGAGCGAAGGGGCGGGCCCGGGCGATCCAAGAGGAGGGAGATCCATGACGCAGAAGACACAGGGGCCATTCGGCGAGGCCGGCAAGGCCCGCATCCGGCGCGAGCTCGAGGATGCCCACGATTTCGACCCGCGCGATCCGCTGTTCGGCCTGACCCGCGAGGCGCTTTCCGGCCCGCGGCTTGAGCGTCGCGCCGTCCTGCGCCTCATGGCGGCGGCCGGCACGCTCACCGCCTGGCATTTGATGCCGGGGCTCGGCGGGGCGGGCCGCGCGCTCGCCGAGGGCAAGGCCGGCGGCACGCTCACCTGCGGCTGGGCCGGCGTCGGCGAGATCCGCACGCTCGACCCCGCCCAGATCAACCAGGTGCTCCAGTTCCAGGTCGCCTCGAACGTCCTGTCCGGGCTCACCCACATCGATGCCGAGCTGGTTGCGCAGGGCGACCTTGCGGAGGACTGGACGGTTTCGGAGGACGGCCGGGAATATGTCTTCACCCTGCGCGAGGGCGTGACCTTCCACAATGGCGACCCGTTCACCGCCGACGACGTGGTCTTCACCTATGAGCGCTCGAAGGATCCGGAGAAATCGATCCATGCGCGCGTGCTCGACAATGTCGCGGGCGTGGAGAAGGTCGACGGGCGCACGGTGCGCTTCACGCTGAAGGCGCCGCAGGCCTCCTTCCTGACCAAGACGCTGGAGCGCGCGAGCGGCCGGGCCATGACCATCGTCAGCCGCGGCGGGCTGGAGGCGCTCGGCGAGTCGCAATACGGCCTCACCCCTGTCGGCACCGGGCCGTTCAAGGTCGTCGAGCATCAGCTCGGCCAGGGCGTGGTCCTGGAGAAGTTCGCCGACTATTACGATCCCGAACGGCCGAAGCTCGACCGCGTGGTGATCAAGCCGATCCTCGACGCCGAGCCGCTGGCCGCCGCCATGGAGGCCGGCGACATCCAGCTCATCGGCGGCAACCCGGTCGCGCCGGAGCTCGTCGACCGCTTCATCTCCAATCCCGATCTCGTGGTCGACGAGGTGCCGGCGCCGGGCTTCCAGTCGGTCTGGATCAATCCGTGGAACGAGCACATGAAGGTCACCGACTTCAACAAGCCCGTCGAGGAGCTCATGAAGGAGAAGGGCTTCAAGGCGCGGCTCGCCATCGCCAAGGCGCTCGACCGAGACATGTTCATCAGGCAGGCGCAGTTCGGCCGCGGCACGCCGGCCTATGGCACGATCAATCCGGCCATGGCGTTCTATTTCGACGAGGCGCTGGCGGAGACGTCGAACCAGGCCTTCGACGCGGAGGCCGCGAAGGCGCTCCTGGCGGAGGCCGGCTATCCCGACGGCGAGGGCTTTCCCCGGCTGCGCCTTCTCGCCACGCCGGCTCAGCGCCGCGAGGCGCAGGTCGTCGCGGGGATCCTGAAGCGCAACCTCAATATCGATGTGGAGATCCAGACCAAGGACTTCCCCGTCCTGATCGACGACTTCGACACCATGAACTGGGACCTGGTGCGTCTGGGCTCGGGCGGCGACTACGACCCGGACGACGCGCTGGTCGACTGGATGCAGACGGATTCGAAGTTCAACGGCCGCCGGCGCGACAAGGAGAAATATGCCTTCGGCTTCTTCTCCGACGACGAGGTGGACGCGCTCGTCTCCGAGCAGAGCCGGACGGCGGATCCCGACAAGCGCCGGGAGCTCGTGCGCAAGGCCAACGCGATCACCTCCGACAAGGTGGCCTCCGCCTTCCTGTTCCACCCGCCCGACATCCAGGTGCGCCACAAGAGCGTGGACTTCCCGGCGCAGAGCCGCATCCCGGGCCTCGTCGATCTCGACCGGGTGACGGTGGGGTGAGGATGAGCGACCGCGCCATTATCGCCAACCCTTCCCTTGACGGGGAGGGTCGGGCCGCAGGGCCGGGGAGGGGTGACGCGGCAAACTTGGGAGCGTTTCGCTTCACCCCCACCCGGAGAGCTTGTCAGCGCTCCGACCTCCCCCGTCGAGGGGGCGATCGCATTTGCCTGAATTCCGAGGTCATCCCGGCACTTGTTGCCGGGATCCATTGGCGGTGCGGCGATGACAGTGGGGAAGTCTCGTGACGGATGGGGCCGCGCACGCAACGTCTTCTCGCCACCGCCAACCTCGGCGGCGAGGCCATTGGGTCCCGGCAACAAGTGCCGGGACGACGCTTGAGCTGTTGGCGACGGCGTTCGCCGTCATGCGCGATAGTCCTACCCGTCGAAGGGGAGGGAGTTGACCCCATGACCCGCTACATGATCAGGCGGACGCTCGGTGCGCTGGTGGTGATGTGGGCGGTCGCCACCCTCGTCTTCTTCATGCTGCGTATCGTGCCGGGCGATCCCATCGCGGCCATGCTGTTCGACGCCGGCGACGCGGGGGCCGTGGAGGCGCTGCGCCACAAGCTCGGCCTCGACCAGCCGATCTATGTCCAGTACGTCAAATGGTTCTGGAACATGGCCCAGGGCGATCTCGGCGCCTCGATCTATGGCAGCCGGGTGCCGGTGACACAGCTCATCGCGGAGGCCCTGCCGCGCACCCTGTCGCTCGCCGGCCTCGCCTTCGTCCTTGCCGTCGTGATCGCCGTGCCGGCGGGGCTCATCGCCGCGACGAAGCGCAACACCGTGGCCGACCATGCCGTCACCTTCGGTGCTTTTCTGGGGCTGTCCATGCCGGACTTCTGGGTCGGCATCCTCCTGATCATCGTCTTCGCCGCGAACCTCCAGTGGCTGCCCGCCATCGGCTATGTGCCGCTGAAGGAGGGCTTCTGGCCGTGGCTTTCCCACCTGATCCTGCCGTCCATCGCGGTGGGCACGGCCTTCTCCGCGATCATCGCGCGCATGATCCGCTCCTCCATGCTGGAGGTCCTGAAGACCGACTATATGCGCGTCGCCCGCGCCAAGGGGCTCACGCGCGCCATGCTGATCCTGCGCCACGCCTTCCCCAATGCGCTGATCCCGGTGGTGACCGTCATGGGGATCGCGTTCGCGCTGCTCATGGCGGGCGCGGTGGTGGTGGAGAACGTCTTCGCCATCAAGGGGCTGGGGCGGCTGCTCATCCAGGGCATCCTCAACCGCGACTACCCTGTGGTGCAGGGCGCGATCCTGGTGGTCTCGGCGATCTTCGTCTTCTCCAATCTGCTGGTCGATCTCCTCTACACGGTGATCGACCCGCGCATCCGGTACGACACATGAGCGAGCGCGCGGCCATCGCGGATCCCGGAGCGGAAGACGAGGCGCCGCCGCGCCGCCGCGCCGGCTGGGCGGAGCTGCGCGCCCTTCTGTGGCGCGACAAGAAGGCGCTCGTCGGCACCGTCGTGCTGGCCGTCTTCGCGCTGACCGCCATATTGGGTGTGGCCATCGCGCCCTACGATCCCAATGCGATGCTCTACGACATGATGGGGGCGCCCTCTCTCGCCCATCCGCTGGGCACCGACGATCTCGGCCGGGATCTGTTGAGCCGCATCGTCGTCGGCACCCAGGTCTCGCTGTTCATCGGCGTCTCCACGGTTGCCATCTCGCTCGTCATCGGCGTGGCGCTCGGGCTCTATGCCGGCTATTACGGCGGCTGGCTCGATACGGTGATCATGCGCTATATCGACCTGCAATGGGCCTTCCCCAATTTCATCATCGCGGTCTATCTGGTCGCCGTCTTCGGCACCGGCATCGTCAATCTCATCGTGGCGATCTCGCTCGCCTTCCTCGACGATTTCGCACGCATCGCCCGCAGCATGGTGCTCTCGGTGAAGGAGGAGCAATATGTCGCCGCCGCGCGCACCACCGGCGCGTCGGACACGCGCATCATCTGGCGCCATATCCTGCCCAATGTGACCGCGCCGATCATCGTGCAGGCGACCGTCTCCGTCTCCTACGCCATCCTGGCCGAGGCCAGCCTGTCCTTCCTGGGGCTTGGCGTGGAGGCCTCGACCCCGACCTGGGGGCTGATCCTGGCGGAGGCGCGCAGCTTCATCTCGCGGGCCTGGTGGCTCGGCATCTTCCCCGGCGTCGCCATCATGCTCACCGTCCTGTCCATCAACTTCATCGGCGACGCGCTGCGCGACTTCCTCGACGTTCGCGAAACCGGCAACATCTGAAGGCCTCACGCAGGAACATCCCATGACACGCTTCACCACCCGTCCGGAGATCCTCGGCACATTCGGTGTCGTCGCCTCGACCCACTGGCTCGCCAGCGCCGCCGGCATGGCCATGCTGGAAAAGGGCGGCAACGCCTTCGACGCCGCCGCGGCGGCGGGCTTCGCACTGCAGGTGGTCGAGCCGCATCTCAACGGTCCGGGCGGCGAGGTGCCGATCATCCTCTACAGCGCGAGGACGGACCGGGTGGACGTGATCTGCGGCCAGGGCGTGGCGCCTCGGGCCGCGAGCATCGAGGCCTACCGCGCGCTCGGCCTCGACATGGTGCCGGGCACGGGGCTGCTCGCCGCCGTCGTTCCCGGCGCCTTCGATGCCTGGGCCACAATGCTGCGCGACCACGGCACCATGGCGCTCGACGACGTCCTCGCCCACGCCATCGGCTACGCGGAGACCGGGTTTGCGCTGGTGCCCAATATCGCCCACGCCATCGCCACCATGCGCGAGACGTTCGAGACGGAGTGGCGAAGCTCCGCGGAGGTCTGGCTGAAGGACGGCGTGCCGGCTGCCGGCACGGTGTTCCGCAATCCCGCGCTGGCCAAGACCTACAGGCGCGTGCTCGGCGAGGCGGCCGCGAAGGGCGGCTCGCGCGAGGACCGCATCGAGGCGGCACGGCAGGCCTGGTACGAGGGCTTCGTGGCCGACGCCATCGACCGCTTCTGCCGCGAGGAGGCGGTGATGGACGTCACCGGCGAGCGCCATCGCGGGCTCCTGACCGGCGACGACATGGCGCGCTGGCGTGCCAGCGTAGAGCGCCCGCTCGCTTATGACTATCACCGCTACACGCTGTGCAAGACGGGTCCCTGGGGGCAGGGGCCGGTGGCGCTCCAGCAGCTCGCGCTCCTGAAGGGCTTCGACCTCGACGGGCTGTCGGAGGACGACCCGGAGTTCGTCCACACGGTCGTCGAATGCGCCAAACTCGCCTTCGCCGACCGGGAGAGCTTCTACGGCGATCCGGACTTCGTGGAGGTTCCCGTCCAGACGCTGCTGGCGGATGCCTATAACGATGCTCGCCGCGCGCTGGTCTCAAGCGAGGCCTCGCTCGATCTGCGCCCCGGCGATATTCCGGGCTACGGCGCGGAGCCCATCGTGCGCCTCGCGGGCGAGGGCGGCCACGGGGCGGGCGGCGGCGAGCCGACGGTCCAGCGTTTCGACGATCTGGACGTCGCCCCCTCCGGCGCCACGCGCGGCGATACCTGCCATGTCGACGTGATCGACCGCTGGGGCAACATGGTCTCCGCCACGCCGAGCGGCGGCTGGCTGCAGAGCTCGCCCGTCGTGCCGGGCCTGGGGTTCGCGCTCTCCACGCGCGCGCAGATGTTCTGGCTGGAGGAGGGCAAGCCGGCGAGCCTGGCGCCCGGAAAGCGCCCGCGCACCACGCTCACCCCCTCGCTCGCACTGAAGGACGGCGAGCCCTGGATGGTTTTCGGCACGCCGGGCGGCGACCAGCAGGACCAGTGGTCGCTCAACGTGTTCCTGCGCCACGTCCATTTCGGCCTCAACCTGCAGGAGGCGATCGACGCGCCGGAGTTCCACACCGCC from the Kaustia mangrovi genome contains:
- a CDS encoding META domain-containing protein; translated protein: MRLLPIVLALIVSGAVVAQAAEPEGTWIVEDIRGGGVIDSLRTTLEIAPDGKVSGHGGCNGFGGSAEIDGNAIRFGPMFSTKMACAPAIMDQEQTFHDALADVTAWQIEETGHLVLLDGNGETLIRLIGE
- a CDS encoding ABC transporter substrate-binding protein translates to MTQKTQGPFGEAGKARIRRELEDAHDFDPRDPLFGLTREALSGPRLERRAVLRLMAAAGTLTAWHLMPGLGGAGRALAEGKAGGTLTCGWAGVGEIRTLDPAQINQVLQFQVASNVLSGLTHIDAELVAQGDLAEDWTVSEDGREYVFTLREGVTFHNGDPFTADDVVFTYERSKDPEKSIHARVLDNVAGVEKVDGRTVRFTLKAPQASFLTKTLERASGRAMTIVSRGGLEALGESQYGLTPVGTGPFKVVEHQLGQGVVLEKFADYYDPERPKLDRVVIKPILDAEPLAAAMEAGDIQLIGGNPVAPELVDRFISNPDLVVDEVPAPGFQSVWINPWNEHMKVTDFNKPVEELMKEKGFKARLAIAKALDRDMFIRQAQFGRGTPAYGTINPAMAFYFDEALAETSNQAFDAEAAKALLAEAGYPDGEGFPRLRLLATPAQRREAQVVAGILKRNLNIDVEIQTKDFPVLIDDFDTMNWDLVRLGSGGDYDPDDALVDWMQTDSKFNGRRRDKEKYAFGFFSDDEVDALVSEQSRTADPDKRRELVRKANAITSDKVASAFLFHPPDIQVRHKSVDFPAQSRIPGLVDLDRVTVG
- a CDS encoding class I SAM-dependent methyltransferase — protein: MSDRSGKDAVSAASKPGGDARDAGQAIYSPLVLRLYDIWVLGISNRFVWRCPSSRLVALYNRNVGARHLDIGVGSGYFLDKAAWPVASPDITLADLNPNSLAAAHARIARYDPGLQRHDAFERFPRATPYESIGLNYLLHCLPGDIRAKSVVFDNLDGVMHRDTRVFGATIVQGDAPRSLAARRLMEAYNRKRIFSNTHDRIPDLAAELERRFVHVNVERVGCVALFEASGRR
- a CDS encoding ABC transporter ATP-binding protein, translated to MEFATGAGVVRAVNDVSFDVERGEIVAVVGESGSGKSVTALAVLGLIDEPPGRVASGAIRFDGEDLLTLGKEGIRHIRGRRIAMVFQEPMTSLNPVLSIGRQMTEAMRLHLGVGAREARARAVELLGLVGISEPERRLKQYPHHLSGGMRQRVMIAMALSCKPELVIADEPTTALDVTIQAQILELMRDLCRRLGVALVIITHNLGIVARYADRVNVMYAGRVVEKGDARSLYRRPSHPYTVGLLNSVPRLDRPRDAALDPIPGNPPDPVALPSGCAFRPRCAFATARCGESVPALRTMEAGHLAACFEAERLREEMPA
- a CDS encoding ABC transporter permease, producing MTRYMIRRTLGALVVMWAVATLVFFMLRIVPGDPIAAMLFDAGDAGAVEALRHKLGLDQPIYVQYVKWFWNMAQGDLGASIYGSRVPVTQLIAEALPRTLSLAGLAFVLAVVIAVPAGLIAATKRNTVADHAVTFGAFLGLSMPDFWVGILLIIVFAANLQWLPAIGYVPLKEGFWPWLSHLILPSIAVGTAFSAIIARMIRSSMLEVLKTDYMRVARAKGLTRAMLILRHAFPNALIPVVTVMGIAFALLMAGAVVVENVFAIKGLGRLLIQGILNRDYPVVQGAILVVSAIFVFSNLLVDLLYTVIDPRIRYDT
- a CDS encoding GntR family transcriptional regulator; this translates as MTQMFDILDDGASRYLRQSKGSAVYHAVKRAILLRSLAAGQPLLEQQIAAAMGCSQGTVREALLRLQQDGLVTRRGYHGTVVSTTTAEEAAHMARIRLALETESARRAALALTERDVAALEALIARIAQAEDDHDGYALSELDREFHLTIFKIAGMPALEPILTRCALHVHRYTFGNAPEGVTPDRRIGLPPSAEQHRTLLDALIAGDPDEAAEAMRDHIETVIGFWSPDLLDTLRHDDGATRAP
- a CDS encoding ABC transporter permease: MSERAAIADPGAEDEAPPRRRAGWAELRALLWRDKKALVGTVVLAVFALTAILGVAIAPYDPNAMLYDMMGAPSLAHPLGTDDLGRDLLSRIVVGTQVSLFIGVSTVAISLVIGVALGLYAGYYGGWLDTVIMRYIDLQWAFPNFIIAVYLVAVFGTGIVNLIVAISLAFLDDFARIARSMVLSVKEEQYVAAARTTGASDTRIIWRHILPNVTAPIIVQATVSVSYAILAEASLSFLGLGVEASTPTWGLILAEARSFISRAWWLGIFPGVAIMLTVLSINFIGDALRDFLDVRETGNI
- a CDS encoding ABC transporter ATP-binding protein, which produces MSASATPLVEVEDLRKHFPVTSGVVFEHAAGAVKAVDGVSFAIGRGETFGLVGESGCGKSTIGRCILKLETPTAGTIRFDGRDIADLDRRGTLAFRRRVQAVFQDPFSSLNPRMTVEEIVGEPLLVHRQETTRAGRLKRVRALLDVCGLPARLVDRYPHEMSGGQRQRVGIARALALRPDFILCDEAVSALDVSIQAQIVRLLEDLRAEFGLTYLFIGHDLSVVRHISHRVAVMYLGRIVEIAECATLFERPEHPYTRALLAAVPVPDPEVERARPAGIVTGEIPSPMSPPSGCVFHPRCPLADESCRRAEPALRDLGGGHCVACPKVGHDIAVPVP
- a CDS encoding 3-oxoacyl-ACP synthase III family protein; amino-acid sequence: MIVTASATAFPGEPVTTEELLSATGHRLTDSFRKSVAHMGVGRRFVSVRRYRDYLRNAVPRDLTHTTTDLGREAALSLLETTGTAENVDAVIAVTNTPARPMPGLAFDLMADLHGLVRRDAHVFNITYSGCSGFMKSMELATSLIESGRCRTVLLVVSEVHTAYWPPITQQVDSYRNVHRSGSADDLARTHQATAALLFGDGAVAFLVSADGAGLEFGNFVHLTNDRKNDAELLRMNEGGSASPATFAMPLYEMDKKVAVRGLDYVRRSIAALPDAMADRGQSDTGAGEILIHTGSWKIVSRICRDLEIDEADERVVRSFEVLRDYGNLSSVAIAVLVHDLLQLERVKAGLVVSFGVGFSSTSGAFTRRSSTH
- the rplU gene encoding 50S ribosomal protein L21, with product MYAVIKTGGKQYKVAENDVIQVERLQGEPGEVVAISDVLMIAGADKPVVGAPLVEGASVAAEVVEQTRGEKITVFKKKRRKKYRRTQGHRQLLTTLRITEILTDGKKPAKAKAALKADAKPKAEAKAETKPEETGKAKASPAKSATAKAAKDGGAEKKTASKAKAADKDTGEAK